Proteins found in one Ptychodera flava strain L36383 chromosome 16, AS_Pfla_20210202, whole genome shotgun sequence genomic segment:
- the LOC139114007 gene encoding uncharacterized protein, with translation MASVESRAEISSQVHMSQDVSRDCSIEQVEEVQEDSLQDATVTSTGSDSSSTSSTSSDIQYKIIEGSTVRRRMKLVDSRGYTYTVKRNTRKGTQWHCPKRNKQVYCLASVFQSGDSYKRGVHDHLHPPEPGQDLVATIVSRIKDKAVNNLFDPAGEIVEDILQNQISVDQPAPTLPSIDALTRCANRARQKMVPDEPRDLLDFELDESFLPEGFLYKEVMRRRAGKKHFIFATSEQLQYLAKGKRWYIDGTFKLVRAPFTQLLSIHCFLKKDGVTKQSAVL, from the exons ATGGCATCAGTAGAGAGCAGAGCTGAGATATCTTCACAGGTTCACATGTCACAAGATGTCAGCAGAGACTGCAGTATTGAACAGGTTGAAGAGGTCCAGGAGGACTCTTTACAAGATGCAACTGTCACCTCAACAGGCTCGGATTCCAGTTCCACCAGTTCCACCAGCAGCGACATTCAGTACAAGATTATCGAAGGTTCAACCGTAAGGCGTAGGATGAAGTTAGTAGATTCAAGAGGGTACACCTACACTGTAAAGAGAAACACAAGGAAAGGCACCCAGTGGCA CTGTCCAAAACGGAACAAGCAGGTTTACTGCCTTGCCAGTGTTTTTCAGAGTGGGGATTCATACAAACGTGGTGTACATGATCATTTGCACCCCCCTGAACCAGGTCAAGATTTGGTGGCAACTATTGTATCACGCATTAAGGATAAGGCAGTCAACAACCTGTTCGATCCTGCAGGAGAAATTGTTGAAGACATTCTGCAGAATCAAATAAGTGTTGATCAACCTGCACCAACTCTCCCAAGCATTGATGCACTCACTCGTTGTGCAAACAGAGCACGGCAGAAAATGGTGCCAGATGAACCAAGAGATCTACTAGACTTTGAACTTGATGAAAGTTTTCTTCCAGAAG GATTTCTGTACAAAGAAGTAATGAGGCGGCGAGCTGgcaaaaaacatttcatttttgccACAAGTGAACAACTGCAGTATCTTGCTAAAGGGAAACGGTGGTACATAGATGGTACATTTAAACTTGTTCGGGCACCGTTTACTCAACTGCTAAGTATCCACTGTTTTCTGAAGAAGGATGGTGTCACTAAACAG TCAGCAGTGCTGTAA
- the LOC139114770 gene encoding uncharacterized protein encodes MSGKSKADYRAVFRAVLSLLPPNIEMVESMVDFEAAIWLALKEVFPRVIVKGCAFHWKQAVWRHIQHAGLQRSYMEKDEVFKLLRRLMALPCLPKECIAETFMKLKQKADTDKLKEVFNYVQNQWIDSTNNAALYMVMLPAIHSYQQ; translated from the exons ATGTCTGGCAAAAGCAAGGCAGACTACAGGGCAGTTTTCAGAGCTGTGTTGTCTCTCCTCCCTCCAAACATAGAGATGGTGGAGTCCATGGTCGACTTCGAGGCAGCAATATGGCTAGCACTCAAGGAAGTTTTCCCAAGAGTGATCGTCAAAGGCTGTGCTTTCCACTGGAAGCAGGCTGTGTGGAGACACATCCAACATGCAGGCCTGCAAAGGAGTTACATGGAGAAGGATGAAGTTTTCAAACTTCTCAGGAGGCTGATGGCCCTACCGTGTCTTCCAAAGGAGTGCATTGCGGAAACGTTCATgaaattaaagcagaaagcagATACAGATAAACTCAAGGAG GTGTTCAACTACGTCCAGAACCAATGGATAGATTCTACAAATAATGCCGCCCTCTACATGGTCATGCTACCAGCAATCCATTCGTACCAACAATGA
- the LOC139114771 gene encoding large ribosomal subunit protein eL28-like: MVSCSPDIQWLIIRDNSSFLVKNNNMVFTKEPNNLKNKNSFRYNGLIHRKTVGIEPAEDGKGVVLVTKKQNAKRNPGKWHRRVTMKRDARRNLTSVRNEIVKGKYRTDLKKAALRRVSAILRSQKPVTTIKKKKSRAKRE; encoded by the exons ATGGTGTCCTGTTCTCCTGATATCCAATGGCTTATCATACGTGATAACTCCAGTTTCCTGGTGAAGAACAACAACATGGTTTTCACCAAG GAACCTAACAATCTGAAGAACAAGAATTCATTCAGGTACAATGGTCTCATTCACAGAAAG ACTGTTGGCATTGAACCTGCTGAAGATGGTAAGGGTGTTGTCTTAGTTACCAAGAAACAAAATG CCAAGAGAAATCCAGGCAAGTGGCATCGCAGAGTCACGATGAAAAGGGATGCAAGACGAAACCTTACATCAGTCAGGAATGAAATTGTCAAGGGCAAATACCGTACAGATCTTAAAAAG GCTGCTTTGAGGCGTGTCAGTGCCATTCTGAGAAGTCAGAAACCAGTGACTACCATCAAAAAGAAGAAGTCGCGTGCCAAGCGTGAATAA